In Nocardioides sp., the following proteins share a genomic window:
- a CDS encoding ATP-binding cassette domain-containing protein, whose protein sequence is MIELRDVTFAHDGSAPVLARVDLTLDEGELVLVCGRTGAGKSTLLGVLTGLVPRFTGGTLSGDVLLDHKSILHTPPRDRAHDIGYVGQDPLAGFVTDTVEEELAYGMEQLGLAPATMRRRVEETLDLLGIADLRHRDLRTLSGGQQQRVAIGSVLTTHPRLLVLDEPTSALDPTAAEEVLATLTRLVHDSGLTVLLAEHRLERVVPFADRVAVLSGDGSVRVDEPSAALATAPVAPPIVELGRTLGWSPLPLTVRDARRKARGSELPPLPEPVTQDAGDTALTARGLVVAHGRTPVLKGVDLTLALGQITALMGRNGSGKSTLLWTLQGSKSREAGRLEIARQDPAHVSADQRRSLTGLVPQTAADLLYLETVADECAAADSGTGTARDLLDRLAPGIADDTHPRDLSEGQRLALALAIVLTATPPVLLLDEPTRGLDYPGKRQLAEILHGLAAQGRAVLVATHDVEFVAQVADRVVVLAEGEIVSSGPTAQVVAESPAFAPQVHKILGPPWLRVEDVTKART, encoded by the coding sequence GTGATCGAGTTGCGCGACGTCACCTTCGCCCACGATGGCTCCGCGCCGGTGCTGGCGCGGGTCGACCTGACGTTGGACGAGGGCGAACTCGTGCTCGTCTGCGGCCGTACGGGAGCGGGCAAGTCCACGCTGCTCGGCGTGCTGACCGGGCTGGTGCCGCGCTTCACCGGCGGAACGCTTTCGGGTGACGTGCTGCTCGATCACAAGTCGATCCTGCACACGCCGCCGCGCGATCGAGCCCACGACATCGGGTACGTCGGACAGGATCCGCTGGCCGGCTTCGTCACCGACACGGTCGAGGAGGAGTTGGCGTACGGCATGGAGCAACTCGGCCTCGCGCCCGCGACGATGCGGCGCCGGGTCGAGGAGACGCTCGACCTGCTCGGCATCGCCGACTTGCGGCACCGTGACCTTCGTACGCTCTCCGGTGGTCAGCAGCAGCGCGTCGCCATCGGCTCGGTGCTCACCACCCACCCGCGGCTACTCGTGCTCGACGAGCCCACCTCGGCGCTGGACCCCACGGCGGCCGAGGAGGTGTTGGCGACGCTCACGCGTCTCGTGCACGACTCGGGGCTCACCGTGCTGCTCGCCGAGCACCGTCTGGAGCGGGTGGTGCCCTTCGCGGATCGGGTCGCGGTGCTGTCCGGTGATGGATCCGTGCGCGTAGACGAGCCGTCCGCCGCGCTCGCGACCGCCCCCGTCGCCCCGCCGATCGTCGAGCTCGGCCGGACGCTGGGCTGGTCCCCGTTGCCGCTGACGGTGCGCGATGCCCGACGCAAGGCGCGCGGTTCGGAGTTGCCGCCGTTGCCTGAACCGGTCACGCAGGACGCGGGAGACACGGCGCTCACCGCCCGGGGGCTCGTGGTCGCGCACGGTCGTACGCCGGTCCTGAAGGGTGTCGACCTCACGTTGGCGCTCGGCCAGATCACCGCGCTGATGGGCCGCAACGGGTCGGGCAAGTCGACCCTGTTGTGGACCTTGCAGGGTTCGAAGTCCCGCGAGGCCGGCCGTCTGGAGATCGCGCGCCAAGACCCGGCCCACGTCAGCGCCGACCAGCGTCGAAGTCTGACCGGGCTCGTCCCGCAGACGGCCGCCGACCTGCTCTATCTGGAGACTGTGGCCGACGAGTGCGCGGCCGCGGACTCGGGCACCGGGACCGCCCGAGACCTGCTCGACCGGCTCGCGCCGGGCATCGCCGACGACACCCACCCACGCGACCTGTCCGAGGGGCAGCGACTCGCGCTGGCGCTGGCGATCGTGCTCACGGCGACTCCACCCGTACTCCTGCTGGACGAACCCACCCGCGGCCTGGACTATCCCGGCAAGCGGCAACTGGCCGAGATCCTGCACGGACTCGCCGCGCAGGGGCGAGCCGTCCTGGTGGCCACCCACGACGTGGAGTTCGTGGCACAGGTCGCTGATCGGGTCGTGGTGCTGGCCGAGGGCGAGATCGTCTCCAGCGGCCCCACGGCACAGGTCGTGGCCGAGTCCCCGGCCTTCGCCCCGCAGGTCCACAAGATCCTCGGTCCGCCCTGGTTGCGCGTGGAAGACGTCACGAAGGCACGCACGTGA
- a CDS encoding ECF transporter S component: MIGLGLRSRIVLAAASALGLMMLCWPLLVRVDPGQRIDPPFLFLLLLPLVIVVVLADLSEGGIDARVLAILGVLSAINAVMRAVSAGVAGVELVFFLLILAGRVFGPAFGFALGCTSLFASALLTAGVGPWLPFQMLVSAWVGMGAGLLPGRDRVRGRWEIAMLVVYGIFAAYAFGILMNLSGWPFLLGIEIPGHEGGLSYVAGAPLLENLQRFTVYTLLTSTGSWDTGRAITNTLALLVLGPAVLHTLRRAARRARIG; the protein is encoded by the coding sequence GTGATCGGGCTCGGACTGCGGTCGCGGATCGTGCTCGCCGCCGCCTCCGCGCTCGGTCTGATGATGCTGTGCTGGCCACTGCTCGTCCGGGTCGACCCGGGGCAGCGGATCGATCCGCCGTTCCTCTTCCTGTTGCTGTTGCCGCTGGTGATCGTGGTCGTGCTCGCCGACCTGAGCGAGGGCGGGATCGATGCGCGGGTGCTGGCGATCCTGGGTGTGCTCAGCGCCATCAACGCGGTGATGCGTGCGGTGTCGGCCGGGGTCGCCGGGGTCGAATTGGTCTTCTTCCTGCTGATCCTCGCGGGGCGGGTCTTCGGGCCCGCGTTCGGCTTCGCGTTGGGGTGTACGTCGTTGTTCGCCTCGGCGTTGCTGACGGCCGGGGTCGGGCCGTGGCTGCCCTTCCAGATGCTGGTGTCGGCGTGGGTGGGCATGGGCGCGGGGTTGCTGCCGGGGCGAGACCGGGTGCGAGGACGCTGGGAGATCGCGATGCTCGTGGTGTACGGGATCTTCGCGGCGTACGCCTTCGGCATCTTGATGAACCTGTCCGGCTGGCCGTTCCTGCTCGGCATCGAGATCCCAGGACACGAGGGTGGGCTGTCGTACGTGGCGGGGGCGCCGCTGCTGGAGAACCTCCAACGCTTCACGGTCTACACCCTGCTGACCTCGACGGGGTCATGGGACACCGGCCGCGCGATCACCAACACGCTCGCGTTGCTCGTGCTCGGCCCAGCCGTGCTGCATACGCTGCGGCGCGCGGCACGGCGAGCCCGGATCGGCTGA
- a CDS encoding PQQ-dependent sugar dehydrogenase, with product MSRLLRLVAVALPLTLLASCAEEEPDTRTQAPETSEASTPETTTSSHSPTGSGQPKVVDTVASGLAVPWGIDFLPDGSALVTERDSHRLLRIADGEVEQVGTLDESAPNGEGGSLGIAVSPTYEDDGWIFVYVTTAEDNRIIRYSYGEDGLSDEQVILDAIPNGFIHDGGRIEFGPDGLLYVATGEAGEPELAQDRDSLGGKILRITTDGDPASGNPDEDSPVWTLGHRNIQGLAFDEDDRLWASEFGASDWDELNLIEAGDNYGWPLVEGKGGNGDYTEPRAVWPTSDASPSGLAYLDGSLWMAGLRGERLWRIPVTSDGAGEPKSFFMGDYGRLRTVVVAPDGNLWVTTSNKDGRGDPADQDDRILVVDPG from the coding sequence ATGTCACGCCTGCTCCGACTGGTCGCCGTCGCCTTGCCGCTCACGCTGCTTGCGAGTTGCGCCGAGGAGGAACCGGACACGCGTACGCAGGCGCCCGAGACCAGCGAAGCCAGCACCCCTGAGACCACCACCAGTTCCCACAGCCCGACCGGGTCGGGCCAGCCCAAGGTCGTCGACACCGTCGCGAGCGGACTTGCGGTGCCGTGGGGCATCGACTTCCTGCCCGACGGCTCGGCACTGGTGACCGAGCGCGACTCGCACCGACTGCTGCGGATCGCCGACGGCGAGGTCGAGCAGGTCGGGACCCTCGACGAGTCCGCCCCCAACGGCGAAGGCGGCAGCCTCGGCATCGCAGTCTCCCCGACGTACGAGGACGACGGCTGGATCTTCGTCTATGTCACGACGGCCGAGGACAACCGGATCATCCGCTATTCCTATGGCGAGGACGGCCTGAGTGACGAGCAGGTGATCCTGGACGCCATCCCCAACGGGTTCATCCACGACGGCGGTCGGATCGAGTTCGGTCCGGACGGCTTGCTCTATGTCGCCACCGGTGAGGCGGGTGAGCCCGAACTGGCTCAGGATCGCGACTCGCTGGGCGGCAAGATCCTGCGGATCACCACCGACGGCGACCCGGCCTCCGGCAACCCCGACGAGGACTCCCCCGTCTGGACCCTGGGTCACCGCAACATCCAGGGGCTGGCGTTCGATGAGGACGACCGGCTCTGGGCCTCCGAATTCGGCGCGTCGGACTGGGACGAACTCAACCTCATCGAGGCCGGCGACAACTACGGCTGGCCGCTGGTCGAGGGCAAGGGCGGCAACGGTGACTACACCGAACCACGGGCGGTCTGGCCGACCTCCGACGCCTCACCGAGCGGCCTGGCCTACCTCGACGGCTCGTTGTGGATGGCCGGTCTGCGCGGCGAGCGGCTCTGGCGAATCCCGGTCACCAGCGACGGCGCGGGTGAGCCGAAGTCGTTCTTCATGGGCGACTACGGCAGGTTGCGTACGGTCGTCGTCGCACCTGACGGCAACCTGTGGGTGACCACGTCGAACAAGGACGGTCGCGGCGATCCGGCCGACCAGGACGACCGCATCCTGGTCGTCGATCCGGGGTGA
- a CDS encoding EamA family transporter — protein sequence MHRPALSPVWLVLIGILSVQFGAAIAKGLFDEIDPTAMVFLRLATSAVFFAAVTWRPTRRAMRGRTRADWSTVIAFGVALVSMNWAIYQSFSRIPLGIAVTIEFVGPLALAVLASRRPRDLVWAALAAAGVALLGFERTSVTLAGVLLALLAGAAWASYIVLSARTGRAWPGLTGLTIASIVGTVLVAPAAIWSGREALLDPRLLALGAAVGLLSSVVPYSLELIALRTLPAQTLSILMSLEPAAAALAGALLLHEMLEPIQLVAMACVIAASVGAARSHPAVIAEPVAN from the coding sequence GTGCACCGACCGGCCCTTTCCCCCGTGTGGCTGGTGCTCATCGGCATTTTGTCGGTGCAGTTCGGCGCGGCGATCGCCAAGGGACTCTTCGACGAGATCGACCCGACGGCCATGGTCTTCTTGCGTCTGGCCACGAGCGCGGTCTTCTTCGCGGCGGTGACCTGGCGCCCGACCCGGCGCGCGATGCGCGGTCGTACGCGTGCCGACTGGAGCACGGTGATCGCCTTCGGCGTCGCGCTGGTGTCGATGAACTGGGCGATCTATCAGTCTTTTTCCAGGATCCCGCTGGGCATCGCGGTCACGATCGAGTTCGTCGGACCACTCGCGTTGGCCGTGCTCGCGTCTCGCAGACCTCGTGATCTGGTGTGGGCCGCACTGGCCGCGGCCGGAGTCGCACTGCTGGGCTTCGAGCGTACGTCCGTCACGCTGGCCGGCGTGCTGCTCGCCCTCCTGGCGGGAGCGGCCTGGGCGTCGTACATCGTGTTGTCTGCACGTACGGGGCGCGCGTGGCCGGGGCTGACCGGACTCACGATCGCCAGCATCGTCGGGACGGTCCTTGTCGCCCCCGCAGCGATCTGGTCCGGCCGGGAGGCACTGCTCGACCCGCGTCTGCTCGCGCTCGGCGCTGCCGTCGGGTTGCTGAGTTCGGTGGTGCCGTATTCGCTCGAACTCATTGCGCTGCGCACCCTGCCCGCGCAGACGCTCTCGATCCTGATGAGCCTCGAACCCGCTGCGGCAGCTCTCGCGGGGGCGCTGCTGTTGCACGAGATGCTGGAGCCGATCCAACTCGTCGCGATGGCGTGCGTGATCGCTGCGTCGGTCGGCGCGGCGCGATCCCACCCTGCCGTCATCGCCGAGCCGGTCGCGAACTGA
- a CDS encoding PadR family transcriptional regulator: MPGTEPTDSPRLPVTAYALLGLLTFGDPVVTGYELKQRADITMRFYWTSPAMSQIYTELARLAEHGLVVAVGEGRSTRYKISARGRLALRVWMHEEPAGFPIWKHPVALRLINGHVTSPAALTDMLRDYLVEVAAARADLADVRRMLTSADGPGEDYRYPSLVADWGLAHFDSEREITERLIEKLAEEAD, translated from the coding sequence GTGCCCGGAACCGAGCCAACTGATTCTCCCCGCCTGCCCGTCACGGCGTACGCCCTGCTGGGCCTGCTCACCTTCGGCGACCCGGTGGTGACCGGGTATGAACTCAAGCAGCGCGCCGACATCACCATGCGCTTCTATTGGACGTCGCCGGCGATGTCGCAGATCTACACCGAACTGGCACGCCTGGCCGAGCACGGTCTGGTGGTCGCGGTGGGCGAGGGTCGCTCGACTCGCTACAAGATCAGCGCACGCGGTCGGCTCGCGCTGCGCGTGTGGATGCACGAGGAGCCTGCGGGCTTCCCGATCTGGAAGCACCCGGTCGCTCTGCGCCTGATCAACGGCCATGTCACCAGTCCAGCAGCACTCACCGACATGTTGCGCGACTACCTCGTCGAGGTGGCGGCAGCGCGGGCCGACCTGGCGGACGTACGCCGGATGCTCACGTCGGCAGACGGTCCGGGAGAGGACTACCGCTACCCGTCTCTGGTAGCCGATTGGGGACTGGCCCACTTCGACTCCGAGCGCGAGATCACCGAGCGGCTGATCGAGAAGTTGGCCGAGGAGGCGGATTAG
- a CDS encoding ATP-binding cassette domain-containing protein: MTQSPAIEARGLVKHFGDTVAVDGVSFSVPQGTVLGLLGPNGAGKTTTVRMMTTLTEPTSGTATVAGHDVIADPAAVRRSMGLTGQSATVDELLTGRENLRLIGSLYGLDAKTIKRVSDDLLERFSLTDAADRTIKTYSGGMRRRLDLAVSLVATPPVLFLDEPTTGLDPRSRVELWDVLRELVNDGTTLLLTTQYLEEADQLADNIVVIDRGKVIAEGTPIQLKDASGKAALVVTVSRSEDLERAAALVHSLIPEAYVDAPARRITAPAEGLSDVTRMAALFDGTDIDLDDLGLQRPSLDDVFLHLTGHRAEESADEEVPA, translated from the coding sequence GTGACGCAATCGCCCGCGATCGAGGCGCGCGGCCTGGTGAAGCACTTCGGTGACACCGTCGCCGTCGATGGTGTGAGTTTTTCCGTGCCACAAGGCACGGTGCTCGGCCTGCTGGGACCCAACGGGGCCGGCAAGACGACCACCGTGCGGATGATGACGACGCTGACCGAGCCCACCTCGGGCACCGCCACGGTGGCAGGTCATGACGTGATCGCCGATCCGGCTGCCGTACGCCGCAGCATGGGGCTCACCGGGCAGTCCGCGACGGTCGACGAGTTGCTGACCGGGCGGGAGAACCTGCGCCTGATCGGCTCGCTCTACGGCCTGGACGCCAAGACCATCAAGCGGGTCAGCGACGACCTCCTGGAGCGGTTCTCGCTCACTGACGCCGCCGATCGCACGATCAAGACCTATTCGGGCGGCATGCGCCGCCGCCTCGACCTGGCAGTCAGCCTGGTCGCGACACCGCCGGTGCTGTTCCTCGACGAGCCCACCACCGGGCTCGACCCACGCAGTCGCGTGGAGTTGTGGGACGTGCTGCGCGAGTTGGTCAACGACGGCACCACCTTGCTGCTGACCACGCAATACCTCGAGGAGGCCGACCAGTTGGCCGACAACATCGTCGTGATCGACCGAGGCAAGGTGATCGCCGAAGGCACACCCATCCAGCTCAAGGACGCGTCGGGCAAGGCCGCGCTCGTGGTCACCGTGTCGCGTTCGGAGGATCTGGAACGCGCCGCCGCGTTGGTGCACAGCCTGATCCCGGAGGCGTACGTCGATGCGCCCGCGCGCCGCATCACCGCTCCGGCAGAGGGGCTGTCCGATGTGACCCGGATGGCCGCGCTGTTCGACGGCACCGACATCGACCTCGACGATCTGGGGCTGCAACGGCCCAGCCTGGACGACGTGTTCTTGCACCTCACCGGCCATCGAGCCGAGGAGAGCGCGGACGAGGAGGTGCCGGCGTGA
- a CDS encoding ABC transporter permease: protein MNRNSHIERPVIHETSLWQQSLAITRRNLIHIKRMPEMLMDVTVQPVMFVMLFAYVFGASIQVQGAASGYREWLLGGIMGQTIAFASFIVAVGLTADIDKGIVDRMRSLPINPAAILVGRSLSSLIHSSIGIAVMSLTGLVVGWRIRGSFLDAVLAYALLLMWGFAMIWLGILVGSALRSVEAVQGVMFTTIFPLTFLSNAFAPTERMGTVLRAIAEWNPISALVQAVRQLWGNTAPAPETAHLPLQHPVIATLCWTIGISLVIAPLALRAFRRRTAD from the coding sequence GTGAACAGGAACAGCCATATCGAACGCCCGGTGATCCACGAGACCTCGTTGTGGCAGCAGTCGCTGGCGATCACCCGACGCAACCTGATCCACATCAAGCGGATGCCTGAGATGTTGATGGACGTCACCGTCCAACCGGTGATGTTCGTGATGTTGTTCGCGTATGTCTTCGGTGCCTCGATCCAGGTGCAAGGCGCCGCGTCCGGCTATCGCGAGTGGCTGCTCGGCGGGATCATGGGCCAGACGATCGCGTTCGCCTCGTTCATCGTGGCAGTGGGCCTGACCGCCGACATCGACAAGGGCATCGTCGACCGGATGCGGTCGCTGCCGATCAACCCGGCCGCGATCCTCGTCGGGCGCAGCCTGTCGAGTCTGATCCACTCCAGCATCGGCATCGCGGTGATGTCACTGACCGGCCTCGTGGTCGGCTGGCGGATTCGCGGGTCATTCCTCGACGCGGTGCTGGCGTACGCACTGCTGCTGATGTGGGGCTTCGCGATGATCTGGCTGGGCATCCTGGTCGGCTCGGCGCTGCGTTCGGTCGAGGCGGTGCAGGGAGTCATGTTCACCACGATCTTCCCGCTGACGTTCCTGTCCAACGCGTTCGCGCCCACCGAGCGGATGGGCACCGTGCTGCGCGCCATCGCCGAGTGGAACCCGATCTCGGCGCTCGTGCAGGCCGTCCGCCAACTGTGGGGCAACACCGCACCCGCCCCCGAGACGGCGCACCTGCCGCTGCAGCACCCGGTCATCGCCACGTTGTGCTGGACGATCGGCATCTCGCTGGTGATCGCCCCTCTCGCCTTGCGCGCCTTCCGTCGTCGTACGGCGGACTGA
- a CDS encoding threonine/serine exporter family protein, with amino-acid sequence MSGNIAVISDPVLGTLAAAGIGAGFALSTYTRVRASLIAGLMASLVWAIYVLVARLELENSVSVAIAAAAAGALGVLGHSRLRVPEQAMTTAAIVALLPGLAVYRGLYLLIDQPTGRVGPGLSELVAAMGIGMGLAAGVSAGGYVARRKLGLTLVLPRGRRRPAA; translated from the coding sequence ATGTCCGGCAACATCGCGGTCATCTCCGATCCGGTCCTGGGCACCCTCGCGGCCGCCGGGATCGGTGCGGGGTTCGCCCTGTCGACCTACACCCGCGTGCGTGCCTCGCTGATCGCGGGACTGATGGCGTCGCTCGTCTGGGCGATCTATGTGCTCGTCGCCCGACTCGAGTTGGAGAACTCCGTCAGTGTCGCCATCGCCGCCGCAGCGGCGGGGGCGCTCGGCGTACTGGGTCATTCGCGACTGCGGGTGCCGGAGCAAGCGATGACGACCGCAGCGATCGTGGCGTTGCTGCCGGGCCTGGCGGTCTATCGGGGGCTTTACCTACTGATCGACCAGCCGACCGGTCGGGTTGGTCCGGGGCTGTCGGAACTGGTCGCGGCCATGGGGATCGGGATGGGTTTGGCCGCAGGTGTCTCGGCCGGGGGGTACGTCGCGCGGCGCAAGCTCGGTCTGACGTTGGTGCTGCCGCGCGGGCGGAGGCGGCCCGCTGCGTAA
- a CDS encoding SRPBCC family protein — protein MAEFSLARSTTIAADPARVHDLIDDFREWPDWSPWEGMDPELKRTYSGPTRGVGSHYAWQGNNKAGEGSMEITESDQSKVVIDLRFVKPFKAENISRFDLAQSGDATQVTWTMTGQRNFLMGLLGPVFFDKMIAKDFEKGLAQLKVAAES, from the coding sequence ATGGCTGAGTTCTCCCTGGCGCGCAGCACCACGATCGCGGCGGATCCCGCGCGGGTGCACGACCTGATCGACGACTTTCGTGAGTGGCCGGACTGGTCACCCTGGGAGGGAATGGACCCGGAGCTCAAGCGCACCTATTCGGGCCCGACGCGTGGAGTCGGCTCGCACTACGCCTGGCAGGGCAACAACAAGGCAGGGGAGGGCTCGATGGAGATCACCGAGTCCGACCAGTCGAAGGTCGTGATCGATCTGCGCTTCGTGAAGCCGTTCAAGGCCGAGAACATCTCGCGCTTCGACCTGGCGCAGAGCGGGGACGCCACCCAGGTGACCTGGACGATGACCGGCCAGCGCAACTTCTTGATGGGCCTGCTCGGACCCGTGTTCTTCGACAAGATGATCGCCAAGGACTTCGAGAAGGGTCTGGCTCAACTCAAGGTCGCAGCCGAGTCCTGA
- the ilvD gene encoding dihydroxy-acid dehydratase — translation MSDTPDLKPRSRDVTDGLERAAARGMLRAVGMGDDDWEKPQIGVASSWNEITPCNLSLDRLAKAVKNGVHAAGGYPLEFGTISVSDGISMGHEGMHFSLVSREVIADSVETVMMAERLDGSVLLAGCDKSLPGMLMAAARLDLASVFLYAGSIMPGQVDGEDVTIIDAFEAVGACLAGKMTREEVDKVERAICPGEGACGGMYTANTMASVAEALGMSLPGSAAPPAVDRRRDGFAHRSGEAVVHMLREGITARQIMTKPAFENAIAVVMALGGSTNAVLHLLAIAREAEVDLTLEDFNRIGAKVPHIGDLKPFGRFVMNDVDKIGGIPVVMKALLDAGLMDGDCLTVTGKTMRENLEALAPQHLDGDVLRTFDAPIHKTGGITILHGSLAPEGAVVKSAGFDDTTFTGTARVFDGERAALDALAEGAIKAGDVVVIRYEGPKGGPGMREMLAITGAIKGAGLGKDVLLITDGRFSGGTTGLCVGHIAPEAVDGGPIAFVRDGDPITLDVAGMSLDVTIDEAELADRQDGWVPNPPKYTRGVLGKYAKVVQSAAHGAVCG, via the coding sequence ATGAGCGACACGCCCGACCTGAAGCCCCGTAGCCGCGACGTCACCGACGGTCTCGAACGCGCCGCCGCCCGCGGCATGCTGCGCGCGGTCGGCATGGGCGACGACGACTGGGAGAAGCCGCAGATCGGTGTGGCCTCCTCGTGGAACGAGATCACGCCGTGCAACCTGTCCCTCGACAGGCTCGCCAAGGCGGTCAAGAACGGCGTGCACGCGGCCGGTGGCTACCCGTTGGAGTTCGGCACGATCTCTGTCTCCGACGGCATTTCCATGGGCCACGAGGGGATGCACTTCTCGCTGGTCTCGCGTGAGGTCATCGCCGACTCGGTCGAGACCGTGATGATGGCCGAACGCCTCGACGGGTCGGTCCTGCTCGCAGGCTGCGACAAGTCCCTGCCGGGAATGTTGATGGCAGCCGCGCGGCTGGATCTGGCCAGCGTCTTCTTGTACGCCGGCTCGATCATGCCGGGCCAGGTGGACGGAGAGGATGTCACGATCATCGATGCCTTCGAGGCGGTCGGTGCGTGTCTGGCCGGCAAGATGACCCGCGAAGAGGTCGACAAGGTCGAGCGCGCGATCTGCCCCGGCGAGGGCGCGTGCGGTGGCATGTACACCGCGAACACCATGGCCAGCGTCGCCGAGGCGCTCGGGATGTCGCTGCCCGGCAGCGCCGCCCCGCCGGCCGTCGACCGCCGCCGCGACGGCTTCGCGCATCGCTCGGGCGAGGCGGTCGTCCACATGCTGCGCGAGGGCATCACGGCGCGCCAGATCATGACCAAGCCCGCCTTCGAGAACGCCATCGCCGTCGTGATGGCGCTGGGCGGCTCCACCAATGCGGTGCTGCACCTTCTCGCGATCGCCCGCGAGGCGGAGGTCGACCTGACGCTGGAGGACTTCAACCGGATCGGGGCGAAGGTGCCGCATATCGGCGACCTCAAACCGTTCGGCCGCTTCGTGATGAACGATGTCGACAAGATCGGCGGCATCCCCGTCGTGATGAAGGCACTGCTCGACGCCGGACTGATGGACGGCGACTGCCTCACGGTCACCGGCAAGACGATGCGCGAGAACCTGGAGGCACTGGCGCCGCAACACCTCGACGGCGACGTGTTGCGTACGTTCGACGCCCCGATCCACAAGACCGGCGGCATCACGATCCTGCATGGCTCGCTGGCCCCCGAGGGAGCGGTGGTCAAGAGCGCGGGCTTCGACGACACCACCTTCACCGGCACCGCGCGGGTCTTCGACGGCGAACGCGCGGCCCTCGACGCCCTGGCTGAAGGCGCGATCAAGGCCGGTGACGTGGTGGTGATCCGCTACGAAGGCCCCAAGGGCGGACCGGGCATGCGCGAGATGCTGGCCATCACCGGCGCCATCAAGGGCGCCGGCCTGGGCAAGGACGTCCTGCTGATCACCGACGGTCGCTTCAGCGGCGGTACGACCGGACTCTGCGTGGGCCACATCGCGCCGGAGGCGGTTGACGGCGGGCCGATTGCGTTCGTACGCGACGGCGACCCGATCACCCTCGACGTGGCGGGCATGTCGCTCGACGTGACCATCGACGAGGCTGAACTCGCCGACCGCCAGGACGGGTGGGTGCCCAACCCGCCCAAGTACACCCGCGGCGTGCTCGGCAAGTACGCCAAGGTCGTGCAGTCAGCCGCGCACGGGGCTGTCTGCGGCTGA
- a CDS encoding aminotransferase class V-fold PLP-dependent enzyme — MQSAAALDAADPLAEHRYRFVGATSPLVYFDGNSLGRPLTETAVRMEQFVREEWGGRLIRGWDEKWYDLPLTLGDEIGRVCLGAVPGQTFVGDSTTVLLYKLIRAAVDAAPAGRDEIVVDTDNFPTDRYLVESIAAERGLKLRWIEVDRTLGVTAELLADALSERTALVVVSHVAYRSAYLLDAAELTRLTHEAGAAILLDLCHSVGSVPLALDEWGVDFAVGCSYKYLNGGPGSPAFGYVATERQGISQPITGWMGHADPFLMGPGYAPAAGIRRFISGTPPITATLGVTDMLALIEEAGIEAVRAKSVALTSYAVELADELLAPLGASMASPRDPTQRGGHVTVHHPAMKQVVAALWQRDVIPDYRDPGGLRIGLSPLSTSFAEVEAGLRATRDVLVSAS; from the coding sequence ATGCAGTCCGCCGCCGCACTCGATGCCGCCGACCCGCTCGCCGAGCACCGCTACCGCTTCGTCGGGGCCACCTCGCCGTTGGTCTATTTCGACGGCAATTCGTTGGGGCGCCCGTTGACCGAGACGGCAGTCAGGATGGAGCAGTTCGTCCGCGAAGAGTGGGGCGGGCGGCTGATCCGGGGCTGGGACGAGAAGTGGTACGACCTGCCGCTCACGCTGGGTGACGAGATCGGGCGGGTCTGTCTCGGTGCTGTTCCCGGGCAGACATTCGTCGGCGACTCCACGACCGTGCTGCTGTACAAGCTGATCCGCGCCGCCGTGGACGCGGCTCCTGCCGGGCGCGACGAGATCGTCGTCGACACCGACAACTTCCCGACCGACCGCTATCTGGTCGAGTCGATCGCGGCCGAGCGCGGGTTGAAACTTCGCTGGATCGAGGTCGACCGTACGCTCGGCGTCACCGCTGAACTCCTCGCCGACGCCCTGTCCGAGCGCACCGCCCTGGTGGTGGTGTCGCACGTGGCCTACCGCTCTGCCTACCTCCTCGACGCCGCCGAACTCACCCGGCTGACCCACGAGGCCGGTGCCGCGATCCTGCTCGACCTGTGTCACTCGGTGGGGTCGGTCCCGCTGGCGCTCGACGAGTGGGGTGTCGACTTCGCGGTCGGGTGCTCGTACAAATATCTCAACGGTGGCCCCGGCTCGCCCGCATTCGGTTACGTCGCGACCGAGCGTCAGGGCATTTCCCAGCCGATCACCGGCTGGATGGGCCACGCCGATCCGTTCCTGATGGGGCCGGGGTACGCCCCGGCGGCCGGGATCCGGCGTTTCATCTCCGGCACACCCCCGATCACCGCCACACTCGGGGTTACCGACATGCTGGCACTCATCGAGGAGGCCGGGATCGAGGCGGTCCGGGCCAAATCGGTGGCGCTCACCTCGTACGCGGTCGAACTCGCCGACGAACTGCTGGCTCCGCTCGGGGCGAGCATGGCCAGCCCCCGCGACCCGACGCAACGTGGCGGACATGTCACGGTGCACCACCCCGCGATGAAGCAGGTGGTCGCGGCGCTGTGGCAGCGCGACGTCATCCCGGACTATCGCGATCCTGGCGGCCTGCGGATCGGGTTGTCGCCGCTGTCCACCTCGTTCGCCGAAGTCGAGGCGGGTCTGCGGGCGACCCGAGACGTCCTGGTCAGTGCTTCTTGA